From a single Streptomyces rubradiris genomic region:
- the nadC gene encoding carboxylating nicotinate-nucleotide diphosphorylase, translating to MSTDDLPLAPTGGCGDGCGCGAEGDEEYLECGLDPALAELLTAAGLDPVEVEDIATVAIQEDLAGGVDVTTVATIPEDAVATGDFTAREAGVVAGLRVAEAVLSVVCTDEFEVERHVEDGDRVEAGQKLLSVTTRTRDLLTAERSALNLLCRLSGIATATRAWADALEGTKARVRDTRKTTPGLRALEKFAVRCGGGVNHRMSLSDAALVKDNHVVAAGGVAPAFKAVREAFPDVPIEVEVDTLHQLREVVDAGADLILLDNFTPGECEEAVGIVGGRALLEASGRLTLATARAYADTGVDFLAVGALTHSSPILDIGLDLREAE from the coding sequence GTGAGCACCGACGACCTTCCTCTCGCCCCCACCGGAGGCTGCGGCGACGGCTGCGGCTGCGGCGCCGAGGGCGACGAGGAGTACCTGGAGTGCGGGCTTGACCCCGCGCTCGCCGAGCTGCTGACCGCCGCCGGGCTCGACCCCGTCGAGGTCGAGGACATCGCCACCGTCGCCATCCAGGAGGACCTGGCCGGCGGCGTGGACGTGACCACGGTCGCGACCATCCCCGAGGACGCGGTGGCCACCGGCGACTTCACCGCACGCGAGGCGGGCGTCGTGGCCGGCCTGCGGGTCGCCGAGGCCGTGCTCTCCGTGGTCTGCACGGACGAGTTCGAGGTCGAGCGGCACGTGGAGGACGGCGACCGCGTCGAGGCCGGGCAGAAGCTGCTGTCGGTCACCACGCGCACCCGCGACCTGCTCACCGCCGAGCGCAGCGCCCTGAACCTGCTGTGCCGGCTGTCCGGCATCGCGACCGCCACGCGCGCGTGGGCGGACGCGCTGGAGGGCACCAAGGCGCGCGTGCGCGACACCCGCAAGACGACTCCGGGCCTGCGCGCGCTGGAGAAGTTCGCCGTCCGCTGCGGCGGCGGCGTCAACCACCGCATGTCGCTGTCCGACGCGGCTCTGGTGAAGGACAACCACGTGGTCGCCGCCGGCGGCGTCGCACCGGCCTTCAAGGCCGTACGGGAGGCCTTCCCGGACGTGCCGATCGAGGTCGAGGTCGACACCCTGCACCAGCTGCGCGAGGTGGTGGACGCGGGCGCCGACCTGATCCTGCTGGACAACTTCACGCCCGGCGAGTGCGAGGAGGCCGTCGGCATCGTCGGCGGCCGGGCGCTGCTGGAGGCCTCCGGCCGGCTGACGCTCGCCACCGCGCGCGCGTACGCCGACACGGGCGTGGACTTCCTGGCCGTCGGCGCGCTCACCCACTCCTCGCCGATCCTGGACATCGGCCTGGATCTGCGCGAAGCGGAGTAA
- a CDS encoding DUF5937 family protein, whose protein sequence is MSVTIDITGLPLERVAVVPSPLAELGMALHALSEPGHHPDLRGWATAVSSRLEPCLADRLCEADFLWRSTFSDVFAPFAGIPGGRAMPGATLAEELDLLDKLTDEQFVHAALEFTCQLRYDVQEAGPLDDPELRRRSLELAAARGSVQERFTRRLLSDPPAVRAWFRQLMLDCDDAFFADTWARIQPQLAADARHKTELLRRKGLGEALGSLSGAVSLDEEGRVITVDKLLVGRTATGDGGLVLVPTSLGWPHVMVLHRYGWQPTITYPASGPRPQAPSVEQLTRRLEALAHPVRMRLCRHLARSPHTTSELAEAHGMTAPEISRHLSVLKKAGLITDCRRGRYVQHQLDLTAVARLGSDFIEGVLR, encoded by the coding sequence ATGAGCGTGACCATCGACATCACCGGACTGCCCTTGGAGCGGGTCGCCGTCGTGCCGTCTCCGCTGGCGGAGCTGGGGATGGCGCTGCACGCGCTGAGCGAGCCCGGCCACCATCCCGACCTGCGGGGCTGGGCGACCGCGGTCTCCTCCCGGCTGGAGCCCTGCCTGGCCGACCGGCTGTGCGAGGCGGACTTCCTGTGGCGTTCGACGTTCTCGGACGTCTTCGCGCCGTTCGCCGGCATCCCGGGCGGGCGCGCGATGCCCGGGGCCACGCTCGCCGAAGAGCTGGACCTGCTGGACAAGCTGACGGACGAGCAGTTCGTCCACGCGGCCCTGGAGTTCACCTGCCAATTGCGCTACGACGTCCAGGAGGCCGGTCCGCTGGACGATCCGGAGCTGCGCCGGCGCTCCCTGGAGCTGGCCGCCGCGCGCGGGTCCGTGCAGGAGCGGTTCACCCGCCGTCTGCTGTCGGACCCGCCGGCCGTGCGCGCCTGGTTCCGGCAGCTGATGCTCGATTGCGACGACGCTTTCTTCGCCGACACCTGGGCCCGTATCCAGCCCCAGCTGGCCGCGGACGCCCGGCACAAGACCGAGCTGCTGCGCCGCAAGGGGCTCGGGGAAGCCCTCGGCTCCCTGTCCGGGGCGGTGTCGCTGGACGAGGAGGGCCGGGTGATCACGGTCGACAAGCTCCTGGTGGGCCGGACCGCCACCGGCGACGGCGGCCTGGTGCTGGTGCCGACCAGCCTCGGCTGGCCGCACGTGATGGTCCTGCACCGGTACGGCTGGCAGCCGACGATCACCTATCCGGCGAGCGGTCCCCGGCCGCAGGCCCCGTCCGTGGAGCAGCTCACGCGCCGGCTGGAAGCGCTGGCGCACCCGGTGCGGATGCGGCTGTGCCGGCACCTGGCGCGCTCCCCGCACACCACCAGCGAGCTGGCCGAGGCGCACGGCATGACCGCGCCCGAGATATCCCGGCACCTGTCGGTGCTGAAGAAGGCGGGCCTGATCACCGACTGCCGGCGCGGCCGGTACGTCCAGCACCAGCTGGACCTGACCGCGGTGGCCCGGCTGGGCAGCGACTTCATCGAGGGCGTCCTGCGCTGA
- a CDS encoding response regulator has translation MTIRVMLVDDQVLLRTGFRMVLAAQPDMEVVAEAGDGVEALQVLRSTAVDVILMDVRMPKLDGVEATRRICSEPDPPKVLILTTFDLDEYAFSGLKAGASGFMLKDVPPGDLLAAIRAVHSGDAVVAPSTTRRLLDRFAPMLPSTGKEPRHKELERLTEREREVMVLVAQGLSNGEIAARLVLSEATVKTHVGRILTKLGLRDRVQVVVLAYETGLVRAGGHG, from the coding sequence ATGACGATCCGCGTGATGCTCGTCGACGACCAGGTGCTGTTGCGCACCGGGTTCCGGATGGTGCTCGCCGCCCAGCCGGACATGGAGGTCGTCGCGGAGGCGGGCGACGGCGTGGAGGCCCTCCAGGTGCTGCGGTCCACCGCCGTCGACGTCATCCTGATGGACGTCCGGATGCCGAAGCTGGACGGCGTGGAGGCCACCCGGCGGATCTGCTCCGAGCCCGACCCGCCGAAGGTGCTCATCCTGACCACGTTCGACCTGGACGAGTACGCCTTCTCCGGGCTGAAGGCGGGCGCCTCCGGCTTCATGCTCAAGGACGTGCCGCCCGGCGACCTGCTGGCCGCGATCCGCGCCGTGCACAGCGGTGACGCGGTCGTCGCGCCCTCCACCACCCGGCGGCTGCTGGACCGCTTCGCGCCGATGCTGCCCTCCACCGGCAAGGAGCCCCGGCACAAGGAGCTGGAACGGCTCACGGAGCGCGAGCGCGAGGTCATGGTGCTGGTCGCGCAGGGCCTGTCCAACGGCGAGATCGCGGCCCGGCTGGTGCTGAGCGAGGCGACGGTGAAGACCCACGTGGGCCGCATCCTGACCAAGCTCGGCCTCCGGGACCGGGTGCAGGTGGTGGTCCTGGCGTACGAGACGGGACTCGTGCGCGCGGGCGGCCACGGCTGA
- a CDS encoding Rossmann-like and DUF2520 domain-containing protein, translating to MSTVHQPDLKDRPARLTVGVVGAGRVGPALAASLQLAGHRPVAVSGVSDASRRRAEAMLPDVPLVPPAEVLQRADLVLLTVPDDALPGLVAGLAETGAVRPGQLLVHTSGRYGAKVLDPALRAGALPLALHPAMTFTGTPVDVQRLAGCSFGVTAPEELRLAAEALVIEMGGEPEWISEENRPLYHAALALGSNHLVTLVAQAMDLLRTAGVGAPDRMLGPLLGAALDNALRSGDAALTGPVARGDAGTVAAHITELRKHAPQTVAGYLAMARATADRALAAGLLKAELAEDLLGVLADGGHPDQGDDGTTGTEGNDR from the coding sequence GTGAGTACAGTCCACCAGCCAGACCTCAAGGACCGCCCCGCGCGGCTCACCGTCGGTGTCGTCGGCGCCGGCCGCGTGGGCCCCGCGCTGGCCGCGTCCCTCCAGCTCGCCGGGCACCGCCCGGTGGCCGTCTCCGGGGTCTCCGACGCCTCCCGCAGGCGCGCCGAGGCCATGCTCCCGGACGTCCCGCTGGTGCCGCCGGCCGAGGTGCTCCAGCGCGCCGACCTGGTGCTGCTCACCGTCCCCGACGACGCCCTGCCCGGCCTGGTCGCCGGCCTCGCCGAGACCGGCGCGGTGCGGCCGGGACAGCTGCTGGTGCACACCTCCGGCCGGTACGGCGCGAAGGTCCTGGACCCCGCCCTGCGCGCGGGCGCGCTGCCGCTGGCCCTGCACCCGGCGATGACCTTCACCGGCACCCCCGTGGACGTGCAGCGCCTGGCGGGCTGCTCCTTCGGCGTCACCGCGCCCGAGGAGCTGCGGCTGGCCGCCGAGGCCCTGGTGATCGAGATGGGCGGCGAACCGGAGTGGATCAGCGAGGAGAACCGCCCGCTGTACCACGCGGCCCTCGCCCTCGGCTCCAACCACCTGGTGACCCTGGTCGCCCAGGCCATGGACCTGCTGCGCACGGCCGGCGTCGGCGCGCCCGACCGGATGCTCGGCCCCCTGCTCGGCGCCGCCCTGGACAACGCGCTGCGCTCCGGCGACGCCGCCCTGACCGGCCCGGTCGCCCGCGGGGACGCCGGCACGGTCGCCGCGCACATCACCGAGCTGCGCAAGCACGCCCCGCAGACCGTGGCCGGCTATCTGGCGATGGCCCGCGCGACCGCGGACCGCGCGCTGGCGGCCGGCCTGCTGAAGGCGGAACTCGCCGAGGACCTCCTCGGGGTACTCGCCGACGGGGGCCACCCGGACCAGGGAGACGACGGCACGACCGGCACCGAGGGGAACGACCGATGA
- a CDS encoding type III pantothenate kinase yields the protein MLLTIDVGNTHTVLGLFDGEDIVEHWRISTDARRTADELAVLLQGLMGMHPLLGEELGDGIDGIAICATVPSVLHELREVTRRYYGDVPAVLVEPGVKTGVPILTDNPKEVGADRIINAVAAVELYGGPAIVVDFGTATTFDAVSARGEYVGGVIAPGIEISVEALGVKGAQLRKIEVARPRSVIGKNTVEAMQAGIVYGFAGQVDGVVDRMARELADDPDDVTVIATGGLAPMVLGESSVIDEHQPWLTLIGLRLVYERNVSRL from the coding sequence ATGCTGCTCACCATCGACGTCGGCAACACGCACACCGTCCTCGGCCTGTTCGACGGCGAGGACATCGTCGAGCACTGGCGCATCTCCACGGACGCGCGCCGCACGGCGGACGAGCTCGCGGTGCTGCTCCAGGGCCTGATGGGCATGCACCCGCTGCTCGGCGAGGAACTGGGCGACGGCATCGACGGCATCGCGATCTGCGCGACCGTGCCGTCGGTGCTGCACGAGCTGCGCGAGGTCACCCGGCGGTACTACGGCGACGTACCCGCCGTCCTGGTCGAGCCGGGCGTGAAGACGGGCGTGCCGATCCTCACCGACAACCCCAAGGAGGTCGGCGCCGACCGGATCATCAACGCGGTCGCGGCCGTCGAGCTGTACGGCGGCCCGGCGATCGTCGTCGACTTCGGCACGGCGACCACCTTCGACGCGGTCTCCGCGCGCGGGGAGTACGTCGGCGGGGTGATCGCGCCCGGCATCGAGATCTCCGTGGAGGCGCTGGGCGTCAAGGGCGCGCAGCTGCGGAAGATCGAGGTGGCCCGGCCGCGCAGCGTGATCGGCAAGAACACGGTCGAGGCCATGCAGGCGGGCATCGTGTACGGGTTCGCCGGCCAGGTCGACGGGGTGGTGGACCGGATGGCCCGGGAGCTGGCCGACGACCCGGACGACGTGACGGTGATCGCCACGGGCGGGCTCGCTCCGATGGTGCTGGGGGAGTCCTCGGTGATCGACGAGCACCAGCCGTGGCTGACGCTGATCGGACTGCGCCTGGTCTACGAGCGGAACGTGTCCCGGCTCTGA
- a CDS encoding BlaI/MecI/CopY family transcriptional regulator, whose product MTRVWKWNRPVTVREVLEDLQQERSIAYTTVMTVLDNLHQKGWVRREAEGRAYRYEAVSTRAAYAAALMNDAWSQSDNPAAALVAFFGMMSEEQRQALRDAVRIVQGPEETREAPEARQPRAAEAPQEENPGSAEDADGR is encoded by the coding sequence ATGACGCGGGTGTGGAAGTGGAACCGCCCGGTGACCGTTCGAGAAGTCCTGGAAGACCTCCAGCAGGAACGGTCGATCGCGTACACCACCGTGATGACCGTTTTGGACAATCTCCATCAGAAGGGCTGGGTGCGTCGTGAGGCGGAAGGCCGGGCCTATCGATATGAGGCCGTGTCGACACGCGCCGCGTACGCCGCGGCCCTGATGAACGACGCCTGGTCCCAGAGTGACAACCCGGCCGCCGCTCTCGTCGCCTTCTTCGGCATGATGAGCGAGGAACAGCGTCAGGCCCTCAGAGACGCCGTACGCATCGTCCAGGGCCCGGAAGAAACCCGGGAAGCGCCCGAAGCCCGGCAACCCCGAGCCGCCGAAGCCCCGCAAGAGGAGAACCCCGGCTCGGCGGAGGACGCCGACGGGCGATAG
- a CDS encoding amino-acid N-acetyltransferase — protein MSAERPEVSAKAITVRRARTSDVPAVRRLLDAYVRDRILLDKATVTLYEDIQEFWVAERDDNAEVVGCGALHVMWEDLAEVRTLAVKPGLKGAGVGHQLLEKLLETARWLGVRRVFCLTFEVDFFGKHGFVEIGETPVDTDVYAELLRSYDEGVAEFLGLERVKPNTLGNSRMLLHL, from the coding sequence ATGTCAGCAGAGCGTCCCGAAGTCTCCGCAAAAGCCATCACCGTCCGGCGGGCCCGGACCAGCGATGTCCCGGCCGTGCGCCGCCTCCTCGACGCCTACGTCCGCGACCGCATCCTGCTCGACAAAGCGACCGTCACGCTTTACGAGGACATCCAGGAGTTCTGGGTCGCCGAACGCGATGACAACGCCGAGGTGGTCGGCTGCGGCGCGCTGCACGTCATGTGGGAGGACCTGGCGGAAGTGCGGACTCTGGCGGTGAAGCCCGGCCTCAAGGGCGCCGGCGTGGGCCATCAGTTGCTGGAGAAGTTGCTGGAGACCGCACGCTGGCTCGGCGTTCGCCGGGTTTTCTGCCTGACCTTCGAAGTGGACTTCTTCGGGAAGCACGGCTTCGTGGAGATCGGCGAGACGCCGGTCGACACCGATGTCTACGCGGAGCTGTTGCGTTCCTATGACGAGGGCGTCGCGGAGTTCCTCGGTCTCGAACGAGTGAAGCCGAACACCTTGGGCAACAGCCGGATGCTTCTGCATCTGTGA
- a CDS encoding threonine aldolase family protein produces MTDTVVPDGHEDDDRSAGAEPTAAERMRERRRAAFAAAERVLWRPGFRRTVRERLADLDAASEVYDLDRYVDMYGDGIVEDLEQRVADLLGTEAAAFFPTGTMAQQVGLRCWAGRTGDPTVALHALAHPEVHERHAFSQVSGLRPVRVTGAPRLPTAAEIRDFPEPFGTLMLELPLRDAGFVLPTWEELTEVVEAARERDAVVHFDGARLWECTPHFGRSLAEIAGLADSVYVSFYKSLDGFGGAALAGPGTLVEEAKTWRHRYGGAVFQQFPTVLSALVGLERELPRLPDYVRHARVVAAALREGFVAAGVPWARVHPEEPHTHEFRVWLPYDADVLMEAAVSQAEATGTFLFTDPWDQGGPGLASTEVSVRAEGLGWTADDVRAAVADFARRLPGG; encoded by the coding sequence ATGACTGACACGGTGGTACCGGACGGACACGAGGACGACGACCGGTCGGCGGGCGCGGAGCCCACGGCGGCGGAGCGGATGCGGGAGCGGCGCCGGGCCGCCTTCGCGGCGGCGGAACGGGTGCTGTGGCGGCCGGGCTTCCGGCGCACGGTCCGCGAGCGGCTGGCGGACCTGGACGCGGCGTCCGAGGTGTACGACCTGGACCGGTACGTGGACATGTACGGCGACGGGATCGTGGAGGACCTGGAGCAGCGGGTCGCGGACCTGCTCGGCACGGAGGCCGCCGCGTTCTTCCCGACCGGCACGATGGCCCAGCAGGTGGGCCTGCGCTGCTGGGCGGGCCGCACCGGCGACCCCACGGTGGCCCTGCACGCCCTGGCCCACCCCGAGGTGCACGAACGGCATGCGTTCAGCCAGGTCAGCGGGTTGCGGCCGGTGCGCGTGACCGGGGCGCCCCGGCTGCCCACGGCGGCCGAGATACGCGACTTCCCCGAGCCCTTCGGGACGCTGATGCTGGAACTGCCCCTGAGGGACGCCGGTTTCGTGCTGCCCACCTGGGAGGAGCTGACCGAGGTCGTCGAGGCCGCGCGGGAGCGCGACGCGGTGGTGCACTTCGACGGCGCGCGCCTGTGGGAGTGCACGCCCCACTTCGGCCGGTCCCTGGCGGAGATCGCGGGCCTGGCCGACAGCGTCTACGTGTCGTTCTACAAGTCACTCGACGGCTTCGGCGGGGCCGCGCTGGCCGGCCCGGGAACGCTGGTGGAGGAGGCCAAGACCTGGCGGCACCGGTACGGCGGCGCGGTCTTCCAGCAGTTCCCCACCGTGCTGTCCGCGCTCGTCGGGCTGGAGCGCGAGCTGCCCCGGCTGCCGGACTACGTGCGACACGCGCGCGTGGTCGCCGCCGCCCTGCGCGAGGGCTTCGTGGCGGCCGGGGTGCCGTGGGCCCGTGTGCACCCCGAGGAGCCGCACACCCACGAGTTCCGGGTCTGGCTGCCGTACGACGCCGACGTGCTGATGGAGGCCGCCGTGTCCCAGGCCGAGGCGACGGGCACGTTCCTCTTCACCGACCCCTGGGACCAGGGCGGGCCGGGGCTGGCGTCCACCGAGGTCTCGGTGCGCGCGGAGGGCCTGGGCTGGACGGCGGACGACGTACGGGCAGCCGTCGCCGACTTCGCCCGCCGGCTGCCCGGCGGCTGA
- the panC gene encoding pantoate--beta-alanine ligase: MTTALLSTAEELHARVRHGRRAVVMTMGALHEGHATLIRSAREIAGPDGEVVVTVFVNPLQFGAGEDLDRYPRTLDADLELAGRAGADAVFAPSVDEVYPGGEPQVRVCAGPMGERLEGAARPGHFDGMLTVVAKLLHLTRPDVALFGQKDAQQLALIRRMVRDLNFGVEIVAVPTVREEDGLALSSRNRYLSPDERRTALALSRALFAGRDRHAAQEALRARAREVPSTHARAEALSAIGESRAAADAHAVATAAPGGPAAVRAAARQVLDEAARLDPPLRLDYLALVDPADFTEIGDDFTGEAVLAVAARVGSTRLIDNIPLTFGAAS; this comes from the coding sequence ATGACCACCGCCCTGCTGAGCACCGCCGAAGAGCTGCACGCGCGCGTGCGCCACGGCCGCCGCGCCGTCGTGATGACCATGGGCGCCCTGCACGAGGGCCACGCGACCCTGATCCGCTCCGCGCGCGAGATCGCGGGCCCGGACGGCGAGGTCGTCGTCACCGTCTTCGTCAACCCGCTCCAGTTCGGCGCGGGCGAGGACCTGGACCGCTACCCGCGCACCCTGGACGCCGACCTGGAACTCGCCGGGCGGGCCGGCGCGGACGCCGTGTTCGCGCCCTCCGTGGACGAGGTGTACCCCGGCGGCGAGCCCCAGGTGCGGGTCTGCGCCGGGCCCATGGGGGAGCGCCTGGAGGGTGCCGCGCGGCCCGGCCACTTCGACGGCATGCTCACCGTCGTCGCCAAGCTGCTGCACCTCACCCGCCCCGACGTCGCCCTGTTCGGGCAGAAGGACGCCCAGCAGCTGGCCCTGATCCGGCGCATGGTGCGGGACCTGAACTTCGGCGTCGAGATCGTCGCCGTACCGACCGTGCGCGAGGAGGACGGGCTCGCCCTGTCCAGCCGCAACCGCTACCTGTCGCCGGACGAGCGCCGGACCGCGCTCGCGCTGTCCCGCGCGTTGTTCGCCGGCCGGGACCGGCACGCGGCCCAGGAGGCGCTGCGCGCGCGGGCCCGGGAAGTGCCCTCCACGCACGCGCGTGCCGAGGCGCTGAGCGCCATAGGCGAGTCCCGCGCGGCGGCCGACGCGCACGCCGTGGCCACCGCCGCGCCCGGCGGCCCGGCGGCCGTGCGCGCCGCCGCCCGCCAGGTGCTGGACGAGGCCGCCCGCCTCGACCCGCCGCTGCGGCTGGACTACCTGGCGCTGGTCGACCCCGCCGACTTCACCGAGATCGGCGACGACTTCACCGGCGAGGCCGTCCTCGCCGTCGCCGCCCGGGTCGGCTCGACCCGGCTGATCGACAACATTCCCCTCACCTTCGGAGCCGCCTCGTGA
- a CDS encoding L-aspartate oxidase, whose product MTSTGIRLHAPAPGWAISADVVVVGSGVAGLTAALRCQAAGLTTVVVTKARLDDGSTRWAQGGIAAALGEGDTPEQHLQDTLVAGVGLCDEEAVRILVTEGPDAVRRLISTGAHFDTDDEGDIHLTREGGHHRRRIAHAGGDATGAEVSRALVAAVRARGLHTIENALVLDLLTDADGRTAGVTLHVMGEGQHDGVGAVHAPAVVLATGGMGQVYSATTNPSVSTGDGVALALRAGAEISDLEFVQFHPTVLFLGADAEGQQPLVSEAVRGEGAHLVDGDGVRFMVGRHELAELAPRDIVAKGILRRMLERDAEHMYLDARHFGARMWEQRFPTILAACRANGIDPVTEPIPIAPAAHYASGGVRTDAHGRTTVPGLYACGEVACTGVHGANRLASNSLLEGLVYAERIAADIAAERAAGGLHARVPVPVPQPGQPDHPLLAAETRFAIQRIMTEGAGVLRSEESLARAAGELQRLHTEARQALEENGKTAEPGVDTWEATNLLCVARALVAAARLREETRGCHWREDRADRDDTHWRRHIVVRLNPDRSLAVRTTDTADFPPTRQTQRPQEQ is encoded by the coding sequence GTGACCAGCACAGGCATACGACTGCACGCTCCCGCCCCGGGCTGGGCCATCTCCGCGGACGTCGTCGTCGTCGGCTCCGGAGTGGCCGGCCTGACCGCGGCCCTGCGCTGCCAGGCCGCCGGCCTCACCACCGTCGTGGTCACCAAGGCCCGGCTGGACGACGGCTCCACGCGCTGGGCGCAGGGCGGCATCGCCGCCGCCCTCGGCGAGGGCGACACACCCGAACAGCACCTTCAGGACACCCTCGTGGCCGGCGTGGGCCTGTGCGACGAGGAGGCCGTGCGGATCCTCGTCACCGAGGGCCCCGACGCGGTCCGGCGGCTGATCTCCACCGGCGCCCACTTCGACACCGACGACGAGGGCGACATCCACCTCACCCGCGAGGGCGGCCACCACCGGCGCCGCATCGCGCACGCCGGCGGCGACGCCACCGGCGCGGAGGTCTCCCGCGCCCTCGTGGCGGCGGTCCGCGCGCGCGGGCTGCACACCATCGAGAACGCGCTGGTCCTGGACCTGCTGACGGACGCCGACGGCCGTACGGCCGGTGTCACCCTGCACGTGATGGGCGAGGGCCAGCACGACGGCGTGGGCGCCGTGCACGCCCCCGCGGTGGTCCTCGCGACCGGCGGCATGGGCCAGGTGTACTCCGCGACCACCAACCCGTCGGTGTCGACCGGCGACGGCGTGGCGCTGGCGCTGCGCGCGGGTGCCGAGATCTCCGACCTGGAGTTCGTGCAGTTCCACCCGACCGTGCTGTTCCTCGGCGCGGACGCCGAGGGCCAGCAGCCGCTGGTCTCCGAGGCGGTGCGCGGCGAGGGCGCCCACCTGGTCGACGGCGACGGCGTGCGCTTCATGGTGGGCCGGCACGAACTGGCCGAGCTGGCGCCGCGCGACATCGTCGCCAAGGGCATCCTGCGGCGGATGCTGGAGCGGGACGCCGAGCACATGTACCTGGACGCCCGGCACTTCGGCGCCCGAATGTGGGAGCAGCGCTTCCCGACCATCCTGGCCGCCTGCCGCGCCAACGGCATCGACCCGGTCACCGAGCCCATCCCGATCGCCCCGGCCGCCCACTACGCCTCCGGAGGCGTCCGTACCGACGCCCACGGCCGCACCACCGTGCCCGGCCTGTACGCGTGCGGCGAGGTGGCCTGCACCGGCGTGCACGGCGCCAACCGGCTCGCCTCCAACTCCCTGCTCGAAGGGCTCGTCTACGCGGAGCGGATCGCCGCCGACATCGCCGCCGAGCGGGCGGCGGGCGGCCTGCACGCGCGCGTGCCCGTGCCGGTCCCGCAGCCGGGCCAGCCGGACCACCCGCTGCTCGCCGCCGAGACCCGGTTCGCCATCCAGCGGATCATGACCGAGGGCGCGGGCGTGCTGCGTTCCGAGGAGTCCCTCGCCCGGGCCGCCGGAGAGCTCCAGCGGCTGCACACCGAGGCCCGCCAGGCGCTGGAGGAGAACGGCAAGACCGCCGAGCCCGGCGTGGACACCTGGGAGGCCACCAACCTCCTGTGTGTGGCCCGGGCCCTGGTCGCCGCCGCCCGGCTGCGCGAGGAGACCCGCGGCTGCCACTGGCGCGAGGACCGCGCCGACCGCGACGACACCCACTGGCGGCGCCACATCGTCGTACGGCTCAACCCCGACCGGTCGCTGGCCGTACGCACCACCGACACCGCAGACTTCCCCCCTACCCGGCAGACCCAGCGCCCCCAGGAGCAGTGA
- a CDS encoding sensor histidine kinase, producing MQRLYDFLRRHPTWVDTFWAVVLFGMSGLSEVSWDGSPHHHGSLPAGLAVSAVLSVVVALRRRFPEPMLLVALVTGLAQLVLDVETTVADFAMLVITYTVAAVGARWASRLALTVSLCAATAAQIRWPQEQASFGGQIAIAVFQTVPFALAWVLGDSMRTRRAYFAQLEERAARLEKEREAQAKVAVAAERARIARELHDVVAHNVSVMVVQADGANYVMDTAPDQAKKALETISSTGRQALAEMRRLLGVLRTGEHQETGEYVPQPDVGQIDDLIEQCRSSGLPVDFKVEGTPRPLPSGVELTAYRIVQEALTNTRKHGGPGAGASVRLVYFDDGLGLLVEDDGKGAPHELYEEGGADGRGHGLIGMRERVGMVGGTLDAGPRPGGGFRISALLPLKPAH from the coding sequence GTGCAGCGCCTCTATGACTTCCTCCGTCGCCACCCGACCTGGGTCGACACCTTCTGGGCCGTCGTCCTGTTCGGGATGTCCGGCCTGAGCGAGGTCAGCTGGGACGGATCGCCGCATCACCACGGGTCGCTGCCCGCCGGTCTGGCCGTGTCCGCCGTCCTGTCCGTGGTCGTGGCGCTGCGCCGCCGTTTCCCGGAGCCGATGCTGCTGGTCGCCCTGGTGACCGGGCTGGCCCAGCTCGTCCTGGACGTCGAGACGACCGTCGCCGACTTCGCCATGCTGGTGATCACGTACACGGTCGCGGCGGTCGGCGCGCGCTGGGCCTCCCGGCTCGCGCTCACCGTCAGCCTCTGCGCGGCGACCGCGGCCCAGATCCGCTGGCCGCAGGAGCAGGCCAGTTTCGGCGGGCAGATCGCCATCGCGGTGTTCCAGACGGTGCCCTTCGCCCTCGCCTGGGTGCTCGGTGACTCCATGCGCACCCGGCGCGCCTACTTCGCCCAGCTGGAGGAGCGCGCGGCCCGCCTGGAGAAGGAGCGCGAGGCGCAGGCGAAGGTCGCGGTCGCCGCCGAGCGCGCCCGCATCGCTCGCGAGCTGCACGACGTGGTCGCGCACAACGTGTCGGTGATGGTGGTGCAGGCCGACGGCGCCAACTACGTCATGGACACCGCGCCCGACCAGGCGAAGAAGGCCCTGGAGACGATCTCCTCCACCGGCCGCCAGGCCCTGGCCGAGATGCGCCGCCTGCTGGGCGTGCTGCGCACCGGCGAGCACCAGGAGACCGGGGAGTACGTCCCGCAGCCCGACGTCGGGCAGATCGACGACCTGATCGAGCAGTGCCGCAGCTCCGGGCTGCCGGTCGACTTCAAGGTGGAGGGCACCCCGCGCCCGTTGCCCAGCGGGGTGGAGCTGACGGCGTACCGGATCGTGCAGGAGGCGCTCACCAACACCCGCAAGCACGGCGGGCCGGGCGCGGGCGCGAGCGTACGGCTGGTCTACTTCGACGACGGCCTGGGCCTGCTGGTCGAGGACGACGGCAAGGGCGCCCCGCACGAGCTGTACGAGGAGGGTGGCGCCGATGGCCGGGGGCACGGCCTGATCGGCATGCGCGAGCGCGTCGGCATGGTCGGCGGCACGCTGGACGCGGGACCGCGCCCCGGCGGAGGATTCCGCATCAGCGCCCTGCTGCCGCTCAAGCCGGCGCACTGA